In the genome of Entelurus aequoreus isolate RoL-2023_Sb linkage group LG08, RoL_Eaeq_v1.1, whole genome shotgun sequence, one region contains:
- the LOC133655493 gene encoding sesquipedalian-1-like isoform X1, translating into MPPVQQIQSENGSGFGAAWDVEMKIHEKVVSFFEASSTPVDKEGYLFKKGDIRPSYHKRWFILKGNLLFYKDHPDDRDLIGVIVLEGCTVQLCESDEQFAFSLVWSEQSLRPYKFAAEDQAGQESWIKALLSANHGYLALLVMDLEKKYRETLDALFSDPANSVATPNLLTTKADRQSNPRSSTWHAAAAAVSSGPSVSSNRTLLTPSIPPKSASRRSPKLWPKRTANVTPVDEPAPPAGDWSAVCSGTQEDFGKLHEDFGKEVRDLIAAWSRSGQVGKAALEENLIDF; encoded by the exons agtcggagAACG GTTCCGGTTTTGGAGCGGCCTGGGATGTTGAAATGAAGATACATGAGAAGGTTGTCTCCTTTTTTGaagccagcagcacacctgtggaCAAAGAAGGATATCTCTTTAAGAAG GGCGACATCAGGCCTTCCTACCACAAGCGCTGGTTCATTCTGAAGGGAAACCTCCTTTTCTACAAAGACCACCCGGATGACCGTGACCTCATCGGAGTCATTGTTCTGGAGGGCTGCACCGTCCAGCTGTGCGAGTCCGACGAGCAGTTCGCCTTCTCGTTGGTGTGGAGCGAGCAGAGTCTGCGACCCTACAAGTTCGCCGCAGAGGACCAGGCCGGCCAGGAGAGCTGGATAAAGGCCTTGCTCTCGGCCAACCACGGCTACTTGGCCCTGCTGGTGATGGACCTGGAGAAGAAGTACAGAG AGACGTTAGATGCGTTGTTCAGTGACCCCGCCAACAGTGTTGCCACACCAAACCTCCTCACGACAAAAGCCGACCGTCAATCGAACCCGCGGTCGTCCACATGGCACGCAGCAGCCGCAGCAGTGTCCTCAGGCCCAAGTGTGAGCTCCAACAGGACCCTCCTAACCCCGTCCATTCCCCCCAAGTCAGCCAGCAGGAGGTCACCTAAACTGTGGCCCAAGAGGACCGCCAACGTGACGCCTGTCGACGAGCCTGCCCCGCCTGCCGGGGACTGGTCAGCGGTGTGTTCAGGGACACAGGAGGATTTTGGAAAATTGCACGAGGACTTTGGAAAGGAAGTAAGGGACCTTATCGCCGCCTGGTCAAGAAGCGGACAAGTCGGCAAAGCCGCCCTTGAAGAGAATTTGATAGATTTCTAA
- the LOC133655493 gene encoding sesquipedalian-1-like isoform X2, giving the protein MKIHEKVVSFFEASSTPVDKEGYLFKKGDIRPSYHKRWFILKGNLLFYKDHPDDRDLIGVIVLEGCTVQLCESDEQFAFSLVWSEQSLRPYKFAAEDQAGQESWIKALLSANHGYLALLVMDLEKKYRETLDALFSDPANSVATPNLLTTKADRQSNPRSSTWHAAAAAVSSGPSVSSNRTLLTPSIPPKSASRRSPKLWPKRTANVTPVDEPAPPAGDWSAVCSGTQEDFGKLHEDFGKEVRDLIAAWSRSGQVGKAALEENLIDF; this is encoded by the exons ATGAAGATACATGAGAAGGTTGTCTCCTTTTTTGaagccagcagcacacctgtggaCAAAGAAGGATATCTCTTTAAGAAG GGCGACATCAGGCCTTCCTACCACAAGCGCTGGTTCATTCTGAAGGGAAACCTCCTTTTCTACAAAGACCACCCGGATGACCGTGACCTCATCGGAGTCATTGTTCTGGAGGGCTGCACCGTCCAGCTGTGCGAGTCCGACGAGCAGTTCGCCTTCTCGTTGGTGTGGAGCGAGCAGAGTCTGCGACCCTACAAGTTCGCCGCAGAGGACCAGGCCGGCCAGGAGAGCTGGATAAAGGCCTTGCTCTCGGCCAACCACGGCTACTTGGCCCTGCTGGTGATGGACCTGGAGAAGAAGTACAGAG AGACGTTAGATGCGTTGTTCAGTGACCCCGCCAACAGTGTTGCCACACCAAACCTCCTCACGACAAAAGCCGACCGTCAATCGAACCCGCGGTCGTCCACATGGCACGCAGCAGCCGCAGCAGTGTCCTCAGGCCCAAGTGTGAGCTCCAACAGGACCCTCCTAACCCCGTCCATTCCCCCCAAGTCAGCCAGCAGGAGGTCACCTAAACTGTGGCCCAAGAGGACCGCCAACGTGACGCCTGTCGACGAGCCTGCCCCGCCTGCCGGGGACTGGTCAGCGGTGTGTTCAGGGACACAGGAGGATTTTGGAAAATTGCACGAGGACTTTGGAAAGGAAGTAAGGGACCTTATCGCCGCCTGGTCAAGAAGCGGACAAGTCGGCAAAGCCGCCCTTGAAGAGAATTTGATAGATTTCTAA